In Nicotiana tabacum cultivar K326 chromosome 11, ASM71507v2, whole genome shotgun sequence, a single window of DNA contains:
- the LOC107780507 gene encoding violaxanthin de-epoxidase, chloroplastic-like produces MALAPHSNFLANHETIRYYVGSKFPGHKRFSWGWEDYFGNIFVAKICSSRRIPRYFRKSPRICSSLDSRSLQLLSHGKHNLFPAHSINQNVSKGNSGSKFPKDVALMVWEKWGQFAKTAIVAIFILSVASKADAVDALKTCTCLLKECRLELAKCIANPACAANVACLQTCNNRPDETECQIKCGDLFENSVVDEFNECAVSRKKCVPRKSDVGDFPVPDPSVLVQKFDMKDFSGKWFITRGLNPTFDAFDCQLHEFHTEENKLVGNLSWRIRTPDGGFFTRSAVQKFVQDPKYPGILYNHDNEYLHYQDDWYILSSKVENSPEDYIFVYYKGRNDAWDGYGGSVLYTRSAVLPESIIPELQTAAQKVGRDFNTFIKTDNTCGPEPPLVERLEKKVEEGERTIIKEVEEIEEEVEKVRDKEVTLFSRLFEGFKELQRDEENFLRELSKEEMDVLDGLKMEATEVEKLFGRALPIRKLR; encoded by the exons ATGGCTCTTGCCCCTCATTCAAActttctcgccaaccatgaaacCATCAGATATTATGTCGGGTCAAAGTTTCCCGGTCATAAAAGGTTTAGCTGGGGATGGGAAGATTACTTTGGTAATATATTCGTAGCGAAAATTTGTTCCAGCAGACGGATACCTAGATACTTTCGAAAATCTCCTAGAATATGCAGCAGTTTGGATTCAAGAAGTTTGCAACTATTGTCACACGGGAAACACAATCTCTTTCCCGCACATAGCATTAACCAGAATGTATCTAAG GGAAATTCAGGAAGCAAATTTCCAAAAGATGTAGCTTTGATGGTTTGGGAGAAATGGGGCCAATTTGCCAAAACAGCAATTGTAGCTATATTCATTTTGTCAGTTGCTTCAAAAGCTGATGCGGTTGATGCTCTCAAGACTTGTACTTGCTTACTGAAAGAGTGCAG GTTAGAGCTTGCGAAGTGCATTGCAAACCCTGCATGTGCAGCTAATGTTGCCTGTCTCCAGACTTGCAACAATAGACCTGACGAAACGGAATGTCAG ATAAAATGTGGTGATTTGTTTGAGAACAGTGTTGTAGACGAGTTCAATGAGTGTGCAGTCTCCCGAAAGAAATGTGTACCTCGTAAATCTGATGTTGGTGACTTTCCTGTACCTGATCCAAGTGTTCTTGTCCAGAAGTTTGACATGAAAGATTTTAGCGGGAAATGGTTCATAACACGCGGTTTAAATCCCACTTTTGATGCTTTTGATTGTCAATTGCATGAGTTCCATACAGAAGAAAACAAACTTGTGGGGAATTTATCGTGGAGAATAAGGACACCTGATGGAGGATTTTTTACTCGATCAGCGGTGCAAAAATTTGTGCAAGATCCAAAGTATCCAGGGATACTCTACAATCATGATAATGAGTATCTTCACTACCAAGATGACTG GTATATTTTGTCATCCAAAGTAGAAAATAGTCCAGAGGATTACATATTTGTGTACTATAAGGGCAGAAATGATGCATGGGATGGATATGGTGGTTCTGTACTTTACACAAGAAGTGCAGTTTTGCCTGAAAGCATTATACCCGAGTTGCAAACCGCCGCTCAAAAAGTTGGCCGTGATTTCAACACCTTCATAAAAACAGACAATACATGTGGCCCTGAACCTCCCCTTGTTGAGAGGTTGGAGAAGAAGGTGGAAGAAGGCGAGAGGACGATCATAAAAGAAGTCgaggagatagaagaagaagtagAGAAGGTGAGAGATAAAGAAGTCACCTTATTCAGTAGACTGTTTGAAGGTTTTAAAGAGCTCCAACGAGATGAAGAGAACTTCTTAAGAGAGCTGAGCAAAGAAGAAATGGATGTTTTGGATGGACTTAAAATGGAGGCAACTGAGGTAGAAAAACTTTTTGGGCGTGCTTTACCAATAAGGAAGTTAAGGTAA
- the LOC107780488 gene encoding uncharacterized protein LOC107780488 has protein sequence MLHTKKIMAALSDEEIAGIKNLINSAILDSEVKGGLRWPIGKDSSGGRYAVIGVWHTTAKSYGNPSIRFKLRHADRFDFGSSTGEVSRETSLKMPGIVSQLRKQTIDENLVLKMLEDNLKLIWDHCLSDGSSS, from the exons ATGCTTCATACCAAGAAAATCATGGCCGCTTTATCT GATGAGGAGATCGCTGGAATTAAAAATCTTATTAATTCTGCCATTTTGGACTCAGAAGTTAAGGGTGGGTTGAGATGGCCCATTGGCAAAGATTCTTCAGGGGGTCGATATGCTGTAATTGGTGTTTGGCACACAACTGCAAAATCATATGGAAATCCGTCAATCAGGTTTAAGCTTCGACATGCAGATCGATTTGATTTCGGATCTTCAACTGGTGAGGTTTCACGGGAGACCAGCCTAAAAATGCCTGGGATTGTATCTCAATTGCGA AAGCAAACAATTGACGAAAATCTGGTGTTGAAAATGCTTGAAGACAACTTGAAGTTAATATGGGATCACTGTTTGTCAGATGGTTCTTCAAGCTGA